gaacataagaacagccctgctggatcaggcccaaggcccatctagtccagcatcctgtttcgcacagtggcccacccgataccgctggaagccacagacaggagttgagggcatgccctctctcctgccattactcccctgcaactggtactcagaggcaccctgcctttgaggctggaggtggcccacagccctccgactagtagccattgatagacctctcctccatgaagtcatccaaacccctcttaaagccatccaggttgttggctgtcaccacatcctgtggcagagagttccacaagtggatcatgttttgtgtgaaaaagtacttccgtttgttgatcctagacctcctggcaatcaatttcatggagtgacccctggttctagtgttgtgtgagaggaaaaagaatctctctctctccactttctccacaccatgcattaccttatagacctttatcatgtctccccacagttgtcttttttctaaactaaaaagccccaggtgttgtagtcttgctacAACAGTGTTGTAGTCTAAGAAGCAGGAGAGACAAAACTTGCAGGTGCCCCTccttggggctggctggctggtttcaTGCTTTTCTTCATGACTGAAGGCAATTCCATCACACAAAATATCCCCACATCGCTGTGAGGCAGCTGCAACCTGAAGACGGTGGTTGTCTCCAAAGGACTTGTGGCATCTAAACATTGGCAGAGCTCCATGAAGCTGCTTAGCCTGTCAGCTGGTGGGGGTTTCCAAAGAGCGGCATGCTTGAGGGGCAGTTTTCTGTCCGTTCAGTCTTCACGCCTGACCTCGTGTCTCTGCTACTTCCTGCTCTGAGAAGTCCCCAAGATACTTGGAGTGTGGTTTTCTTCATACCTGTGTTGATATCTCTGCTCTGGATTGCTCAGAGCAACCACTGAGATGAGCGCGGAGCCGCTGGCCTTGGTTGTGTCCAGGGTTTTATCCTGGATGGCTTCTCCGCCCCCCATTATTTCTGTATGCTGCTTGCAATATTGTTTAAATACAAACTTAAAATACGTTAAAAGCTAAAACATAAATAGCTGTTGCTTAGGATAACATCTAAAAGTATAGGATACCTGTAATATAAGACGTAGGATAAAATTTAACAGGATAGGATAAAATCTAAAAAGAATGAAATATTGTATTATAATATAAGAAATAAAATCTATTAATTAGGAAGGCTAATGGAAAATAGAATGAagcattatagcaatagcaatagcacttacatttatataccgctctatagccggagctctctaagcggtttacaatgatttagcatattgcccccaacattctgggtactcattttaccgacctcggaaggatggaaggctgagtcaaccttgagcccctggtcaggattgaacttgtaaccttctggttacagggcggcagttttaccactgctctACCGGGGGCTCAAAGCAGATTAGATATTTTAGACCAACTagtgtattaaaataatattcaaagcAGCATATGAAAATGATGAGAAAAAGCACATTGATACTAAAAGCCTCAAAGGCCAGAACACATGCAACTGATTGCTCCTAGGACCAGTCCCTCAGGTAGCTCTTAAGTGGCTCCTGGTCTCGTCCTGCTAGGATCCTACAGACTTCCCCATCTTGatccgcgggggggggggggggtttgatgtAGAAATAAAGATCATTATTAATTGTCTTTGTATAGCTTTGCTTACTGACATGCTTATAGGATGCTGAAGATGGTATTTCTGTCAAGCACACAGAATTGATCCTTATTCCAAGTTGTCttaatctgtgttttattgtaaatggcccagagacatgagtcttgggtggtatacaaatatgctaaataaaaagtTGTCAATATTGTCTGCTAGAATTAAAGGTTGCCATAGTTTGTTGGAAGAGTTGTCGCATTCAAAAGTACTGTTGTCCTAGGCTAGAGTTGGTGCAGCTCTTGCTGCAGAAACTAAGGCCAAGATCCTGCTTCATGAGCAGCAAATGGCGATGAAATAAAGGCGAAGACAGTCTGGAGTGAGGGACATTTCCTTGGCAACaaaggacattttttaaaaatgccactgatGGGATGAATTGCAGACTGTTAGGAAAGAgacctcccccctgcccaatgTGTTTAAATTGGGTTAAATGAAAGAGATTTTGGttaaactgttgggaattctctctggtaggagaaaccccttttcattatagcagagtgcacaaaggcacaacacagcagaatttagttaaggcatgcgtgtatgctgagagtaaagtaacctggagccagttcatagtttcaaatcaatatataaggcatttattggagaactccattctagaaaggaaagtgaggagttaggatctctaatctgtctatctagctggatgcagagggattctgcatctctgcacacatggtgcagggagaggagcttgcatgttgcaagggagaaggaacaggaagagaagagagagaggggaagtgagtggctggaaggaaggaactccctaagattagcaatctacattccaaaggaatagtgtcagagcagtagagaagggatgaccagtgtcttgacggGAGGGTAACTAGAGCGCAaactccttcacttccaacacaaacaAGTTCAGTCTTAGTTTGCCCAGAGCACAAGAGGAATAGCCTAGACCATATAATTACAAATCTTCCTCCAtttttcattctctctccctaGGGTAGATgatatcagaggtgcacctaggtaactttggagcctggagctaaaggcctttggagtttGGAGGGCCCCCCTTGCTGGAGGCCCCCCTCTACTGCTGCAAGTTACgcatcttccccccaccccccgctctatTTCTAGCAGGTGGATTTTTGAGGGggaaaacagcaactgaactcacaagagtataaaacaggtatatttatgcaaataggcatGAGCAGAAATATTCCagcacacaacatattcccatcccacagattgctttccccactccctcctctgtctctaaagcacccgccACAGGTCACAATCGCACTCGTATTATGGGCCAGTGGCAATCactccacccaggacagactgaagaggatttgagggCTGAAGAGGATTTGAGTGGGTGGAGGCCCTGGCATCTGGCCTCGAAGGCCAGGGTCAGAGTGCCACTGGGTGGAATTATGAAAGAGTAACATGCCAAGCAGAACGACGGGCCCTTTTCTTGGAATGTCTGCAGGGCCTTCTTTCCAAAGTTTGAAAGGTGACTGACTTCCCAGCTGCACAAGTTGCTTCTCATAGATGAAGTAACTGGTCCTTCTTCAAGGCATACTCTTCCATGCTTTGAGGGCCAAGGTCTAGTTATACCCGTATCTGATTGCTCTGTATCCCCACAAGTAAAATATTTGTCACAGGTTGCCACCTTCCAGACctggcctggaatctccaggcaACTCTTGAAAGCAACCCTTGAGAATTTCATGATTTGTgctaaataatgtgtgtgtgtgtgtgtgtgtgtgtgtgtgtgtccaggaaTAGCCTCTGTGCTGGAAACCCTATTCCCCCCTTGTGCTATTCTTTTGCTGACCATGCTATGGGGCTTCTCAgatgggggtccccagatgtttttgggaaGGTGAGAGTTGTAATCCATCAGCATCCAGGTACCCCAGTGCGAgaaccaggttcactccctggcagcatcttcaggtagagctgggaaagacacctgcctggaaccctggagagttgctgccaatcagggtccatcagaacagccttgctggttcaggcacaacttggcccatctagtccagcatcctgtttcctcagtggcccaccagatgcctctggggagcccacaggcaagaggggagggcatgccctctcctgctgttgctcccttgtaactggtattgagagggaggtggcctatagccatccagactagtagccattgatagacctgttctccatgaattcgTCTAAGCTTCTGAggccatcaccaaatcccatggcagagaattccatagattatgtgccgtttgaaaaagtacttccttttgttggtcttaaatttcttgaccttcggtttcatgggatgacccctggttctagtgtgagagagggagaagaatttctctctgtccaccctctctactccatgcattgtAGACACCTCAattatgtctccccgtagtccctccttttccaaagtaaagagcctcagatgctggagccttgcctcataaggaagctgctccaggcccctggtcatctaggttgccctcttctgtactttttccagttcgacaatgtccttaagatatggtgaccagaactgtaagcaATACTCCAagagtggccacaccatagttttgcataagggcattatagtagtagcatttttcttttcaatccccttcctaatgatccctagcatggaattggcctttctcactgctgccgcacattgagtcgacactttcaaaaagctgtccactatgaccccaagatccctctcctggtcagtcactgacagctcagatcccatcagtgtatatgtgaaattggtttgtgggttttttttgcagaCTACTGAGCTAGTGGcaccaatcatctgactcagtgcaagacagcttcccatgttcataTGTAACCCGAAACCTTACATCAGAGGTTACATTGATTTAAGGTTTCAGGTTCATCCAgaatagggctgcacaactttggccttccagtggttgttggaccacaactcccatcatcctccgaGTGGCCAactggggtgatgggaattgtagtccaacaattgcTGAAGGGCCCAATTTCTGCAGCCTTGGTCTAGGATGACCACGTAACGCTTTCAGATTCTTTGTTCCTATGATGTGTATAATTAATTGCagtgtataaaatatatatacttaTCTCTCCCAGGCAAGATGTACGGCCAGTGCCACTCAGCTAGAGCCAGACATGGGTATTAAGCGATGATTAAGGGAGCCCATTTGTCAGAGAGGTGTGTGATTGATTTCAGAGCAAGCCCTAGATCTGCAAGTGGGATTCTTGCTGCCACATGACTCAGAGTAGTTGTCTGGaaaatcacaatttaaaacagtttgccaatcattaaaaaaccctggaaggccagaccaaacagctaggttttaagggctctcctgaaggacagtaacgATCTCAAATTACACAtttctgcctggagtgcattccacagcctaggagcagctacagaggaggcccacctctgagccaccaccagacgaactggtggcaactggagacggacctcctcagatgaccttaatgtgcggtggggatcatggagGGAGCAGGGCCAGCAAGCTCCGGGCCTAAACCCCTTCTCACAACAAATAACAATTTCAAAACGGATTCAGCTTAGGCATGCTAGCTCAACCCCAttgaggaggaggaacctccagtttggagggaaaacctcaaCCGCGGATTGGCCTCccttggatcccagagctgtcaatcgctggaagagtgggaaagcggtCTCCCTTTTTGTATCACTATAAAATAGGGGACAAGAAGAACCTTTCCGTTTTCTCATCAGTACAGTCTTGAGTTGCCAGCAACTAGGCACCTTGtcaccagtggcagctggaggCTCCTGCAACTGGGTGAGAAGAAGAATCTAGGAACTTccataccaggtgcaggggagcagcagcagcaggagagagggcctgccctcccctcttgcctgtggactccccagtggcatctggtgggccactgtgtgcaacaggatgctgggctagatgggcctacttgggcctgatccagcagagctgttcttaacCAAACTAAGTGGAGGGAAAGGTGAACAGGATGCATTAGCATCTATTTCTCTCTGTGCATCAGCTTTTTACCACTTTACATATGATTTTAACACACACTGAGTCActctcactgttccctctaaggcacatgCACGTGCTCACAAGAATTTTGATGTCtgtccgcttagttaattttagacctTGCTCAGATTCAGTCAAGAAGGCCCTATTGGAATGcactagcacagggattctcaacgttgggttcccagatgttaatggacttcaactcctataatccccaaccaaaggcccctggggctggggattatgggagttgaagtccaataacatctggggacccaacgttgagcgcacacacacacacacacacacacacacacacacacacacactgtcttgatattgCTGCCTGGAACAAAATGCAgtttgcacacagatgaaaaaggttAGAGGGAATAGTGGTCACTCTCTTGGCACAAAGCACAAACAAGCAGAGTCAAAGTCAGGATGGCCAAGACACAATCTGAAGCACGGCTGACAAATTACTCAAGGGGTCAATGAAAGGGCACGTTACAAACCATCCAAGAGGGCTAAGAGTGAGCCAGGGAACAGCAGACCAGTCAGACTCACTTAAGTACCAGAAAATATGCTTTCTCAAAGCATCAGGCAGTCTTTGTGTGTACATATGATCATGAGCAAGATACCCAACAAGGTCAACTTAACGTTGGCTAGAAATCTGTGTATTTCACTTCATAGCACAGTAGTGGCCTAAACACACAACTGCCACATCCACCGAAAGCAGCCCTCACCCAACATTTGAAGAAGTATAGTCTTTTGTAACATGGACAGCCATCTCAAGGGGGCCATTAGCTGTCGTCTGGGAACTTGGCTCTTTGCTGGCACAGCAATGGACATCGTACTGCCAGGCCATTGAAAGAAGCTTATAGGGGTTCAGGTGGCAAtagagagagcggggggaggcTTTGCAGAGGATCAGAAAAGCCCACCTCTTTAGTACTCTATATTCAAGGACAACATTAGCAATGCACCAGTTATATTGATGGGtcgcccagggtcacccagtggtttcatggctgaatggggatttcaatccaggtctccccagtccttgtccaacGCTCCAACCACTACACAACCCTGGCTCACATTAGAATGTCGGAAGAGTAGCAAGACCTGAATGGAGCAGAAGCAACCACAGGAGCCTTGAGTACTGCAGGGCTGCCAGCCATGCCAAGCATCATTTCATTCACAGACTAGCCCCTTATAGGGCCCTCTTGctccatgggagaggagagctcgtcatgtggtggcaagcatgacttgtccccttagctaagcagggtccaccctggttgcatttgaatggaagacttgatgtgtgagcactagaagagattcccctcgggatgcagctgctctgggaagtgcggaaggttcccagttccctccctggcagcatctccaagataggactgagagagagactcctgcctgcaaccttggagaagccattgccagtctgtgtagagaatactgagctagatggacctatggtctgactcagtatacggcaccTTCCTAGGTTCCTGTTCTCTTAGTCACATTCCAACCCttttggtgtctatcttagaaGCCATGTCTGGGTATAAGATATGTCACACCACAGTGCatacaaaccacacacacacacctcccatccACCCCCAAAACAAAGGGGCTGGGATGGAGGGGAGAGAGGTTTCAGACTgactgccctctctgctgcctcctctgtTGCTCCTTCTGCTGACTGTCCTGCCAGGGCTCTATTTCTGATTGGGGGACGGGGACGGGGACGGGGGACTCCAAGTAGCACCTCCCAGGCTGCTCTGCCAAGCCAAGAATCCAAAGGCCCCGCCTAGTTGCTCCTTTAGGTTTAAAGAAACCAGCAGCTTCCTCCTCTATGTTGTGCTGCTTCACCCCACAAAATAAAACTTCACCCCCCAACAACTCCTCCCTACTGATTCCTGTTGCCTGGGCAGCaccatccgcccccccccccccacctcatccCTTCCACATCACCAGTAGCACCACTTCCTGGACTGGATAGCTCGGTGACATCAGAAGCTGctgtatcctgagtcagacccttggtccttctagctccgTACAGGATtgccttcacggactggcagcagcttctccaagcttgcaggcaggcatctctcagccccatctggagaggctgccagggagggggggaagctccACCCACTATCGTTGGCACCACCCACTCTGTCTCTACccttcacctgccctgcctggtgcCCACCCAGGAGTCACCAGGCGCCACTGCTATGCAGTAGAAGGGCTGATGCATCATGATTAGGCTATCTAGAGCTGTAGCTATATCTCATAAGCAAACAACTATGAATGCATTGAAACAGACAAAATAGTTAAAGCTGGCATTCCTCACTTGGCTCTATTTCAGAGTACAGTGATCCAGAGCCAAAGATGTCAGTTCAGGCCTTTTTATGGTAGGAAATGTTGGGaactctctctggtaagagaatccctttttcattatagcagagtgcacagaggcacaatgcagcggatttagttaggcatgtgtgtatgctgagagtaaagaaacttggagccagttcatagtttcaaatcaatataaatggtatttattagaaaactccattctagataggaaagtgaggagttaggatctctaatctatctatctagctggatgcagagggattctgcatctctgcacatatggtgtagggaaaggagcttgcatgttgcaagggagaaggaacaggaagagaagggagagaggaagtgagtggctggaaggaaggaactccctaagattagcaatctacattccaaaggaatagtgtcagagcagtagagaagggatgaccaatgtcttgactctctagccctctgactgactagtctgtcctcctatgtcactgagacaagagacagcgcaaagtccttcacttccaacagggaaTACCACCAATTTCTTTGATTGGTGAAAATTTGCatatggagaaagaaagaaaaaatctctGGAAAGCAAACAAAACCCTGGCTAGCCTGAGAACTTGGAAATTTGGCATACCAGAATGGCTGGACACTGTGTATTTAATTAGAAGTAAATCTGACCTtccattgtttttgtttgtttgtttgtttgtttaaggaaAGCAGAGAATCACAGAacaaaagtgatgtaacatctgagaatctcaggGAAAGTGATGTAATATCAGAGATTCTCAAAGGAAAAGATGTGAAATCTGAACATTGGCTgctttatgtttttttttaaaaaagaaaaaatgcttGGGCAGGGAGGCGGGCAGAGAGATGCCAGAAGATGGCTTTTGTCGCCCACAGCcaagattgggggtggggtgggatgtggACTCTCAAATGCTCTAAAGTTCCCCAAATGGCATCAGAGAACTCCAACCTGAACTAGATTTCTCTAGGTTGCAATCAATGTATCCCGGACACCCTCCAATCTGGCCCATATACTGTAGGGCCATGTCCAACCTTGCACGGTCCTAGAGGCAACCAGTTATTATAGAGCTAATTGACAGAATGTTAGAACAggaatggtccaactcagtcttTTAGTCCTACAGCTGGCCTTGGATATGATATTCTCCCTCTCTTGCCCATCTGTGGAAGTGGAAATCATAGACTAGTTGCTACATATAGAATAGCACAGTTACAGAGATGAATGAGGTAAGCATTTTgcacaaacaagcaaaaaaagtTATACTAAGGAGATCAAGAAATGACATCTATGCGTTGTCTTCCATGGTTTTCTTTATCCATGCGATGTAGTCTTTGGTAAGACGAGTATAGACCCCAGGGTATCCTTTTTTACCAAAGGAGACGATACCTCTTTGTTCCCCATCACATATCAAAGGACCACCAGAGTCaccctgggggggaaattggggtggggggaagagacgaTTTTACTATTTCATGTGAATCTAGTCATAAGCCATGTTCACACGACCATCAATAAGAGGGCAGAAAACAGTAAACCCAGTTATTTAGGTTCATGTGGACCCACAGTAATCCTTCCAACACAGCTTGCACAGATGTGAACAGACCAGCTTTGGTTCCTTGCTCTTTACTGAGATGGCATGAACAGAGGAGTTGTGCCATTACAAAATGTTGATCGTCTGGGTGCATTCGCTGTTTCTAGTGGTTCCTGGCAACAAGCAGCCATCTTTGTAACAGAGCACTGTGGCTTGGGACTGGGGTATCTGTCAGACCACatccacccatatgaatctgccagggcccttcgcTTATTATCTCAAGTTCTGCTCGTGGCCCCACCATTGACTGTGATTCCTATATATCCTATACTGGTCATGCCTCCTGCCCCTTTGTGGCCAGTCAGAGAACAGCTGAGTTGTAATGAGGATTCCCAGTCTATAATACTTGtagtgcaatgcatgctgggatagcttATTGGATTCTAGCAAGACCCAGTTCCTGATTTCAAACATGGAGatcctggctgcttgcagcttctgGTCGCAAACTTTGCatacccaaacagaggttctgctttAGTGGTGTGAAAGGACCGCGGAGGCATGGTCTTATTTTCAGAAGGTGGTCAGAGCTCAAAATGCACTGAAAACCAATACGAAGGTTTTCTGATTGATTCCTCAGGCAGCAAaccagagtgcccagagggtggggaagactATTATTTCACATTTTCAGTAGGTCTATATGCCACAGTCATTTTAATGAATAGACTACTAAACCAAAGTTTTCGTTGATTAATCAGTCAGGGCTCAATTCTGAGCAGTCAGAGCAAACTTTACTTGATTGTGTCACAAGCCAGTGGTTCTTTTTAATTAATAAAGGCTACTTAACTTGGTTACTATAACAGGACATGAGACAGGACTATTAACAAATAGAAGTTCTTGCTTGTTGAGTTATCCTACACTTTCTTCAATGTCTCAAGATGACACATATATTGAGATTTTGATCAAATGCACATAGTTAAATTTAACTAATTCAGTAAccaacttttgaaaaggcagatgaTGAATCAATTgagaattattttaattgtttggcAGCTCCTTCCAACTTTGTCCCTGCAGGGCAGCAGAATTTATAAACAAACACTCTTACCTGAGCAGAAtccttgcttccatcctcctctccCGCACATAGCATGTTTTCAGTTATCTCATCTTGATAAGGACTCAGATCATTGCAGACAGTTCTGTCCACGACAGTGACATTAACTTCACGCAGGGTTTCAGATAGCTCTCGATTTTCTGTTTTTCCCCAGCCAGCAACTAGGCACTGGGTTCCTGCCTGGACATCATGAAAAGTGCTGGGAAGTCTAATGAACTGAACAGTTTTTCCCACCTTGGCATCTTTCTCAAGCTGAAGGAATAATAAAGCAGAACAGTTGGCTCTTATATACAAAAGGGCAGCCACGTATTTTGATTCATACCTCTATAATTACAATAAAAACTCTGATTTagtatatttattgttaaatttatataccgcctttcattaaaatgatcCCACATGATTTtggtttcatttgcaaatgagaaATATTACTGGTGATTGGTTTCCAGTCATCTTGAAAATGGCACA
Above is a window of Hemicordylus capensis ecotype Gifberg chromosome 2, rHemCap1.1.pri, whole genome shotgun sequence DNA encoding:
- the LOC128347646 gene encoding granzyme A-like encodes the protein MTVENDIMLLKLEKDAKVGKTVQFIRLPSTFHDVQAGTQCLVAGWGKTENRELSETLREVNVTVVDRTVCNDLSPYQDEITENMLCAGEEDGSKDSAQGDSGGPLICDGEQRGIVSFGKKGYPGVYTRLTKDYIAWIKKTMEDNA